One window of the Labilibaculum sp. genome contains the following:
- a CDS encoding methyltransferase family protein, which translates to MNQIFSWLFLIISGYLVIMGVMLIRKVGKPERNRKENTLYQFEKTTEIIDKGIFKYIRHPLYSSLLFLTWGIFFKNLTIELLCVSVLSTIFLYLTAIFEEKECLVFFGKKYIEYMKRSKMFIPYIF; encoded by the coding sequence ATGAATCAAATATTTTCTTGGCTTTTCCTTATAATATCAGGTTATCTGGTTATTATGGGAGTGATGCTTATCAGAAAAGTAGGGAAGCCAGAAAGAAACAGAAAAGAAAATACACTTTATCAATTTGAAAAAACAACTGAAATAATAGACAAAGGGATTTTTAAATACATCCGGCATCCACTTTATTCTTCATTGCTATTCCTGACTTGGGGGATTTTCTTTAAAAACCTCACGATTGAACTTTTATGTGTCTCCGTATTGTCAACAATATTTCTGTATCTCACAGCCATATTTGAGGAGAAGGAATGTCTTGTTTTTTTTGGTAAAAAGTATATTGAATACATGAAAAGAAGTAAAATGTTTATACCATACATATTTTAA
- a CDS encoding fibrobacter succinogenes major paralogous domain-containing protein translates to MNPELSIWNKYRSKAGLVALVIVCLSVFLNSCFENPSPPELTTQQIELVDAVTITSGGNITDNGDAEIFQKGICMSLNNTPTMQDFFTMDGVGNSDFTTILNLDPDNTYYIRAYAINGAGIGYGNVLSITLEPLPFTEAVIMDFGDITGNQAFMRGRIESNQTITSRGACWSTSQNPTISDSKTDAGNGTGIFETTITGLAPGTRYYARAYAATDIEVFYSSNYEFITLGYPQLTTKEIINAGTFVISTGGDMISQGLILNAGVCWSTNPSPTIADSKTEDQLVYTSFTSDPYGLLPATTYYIRSYATNIAGTGYGNELVITMPDAAVYDLDGNPYSSVSIGSQIWLTENLRTTKYANGENIPNIINDDDWQNATSGAWSYHENIPDYEVPYGKLYNWFAVIDSRNVCPSGWHVPSDTEWQTLITFLGGSDFAGNKLKETGTAHWQANNDFATNSSGFTALPGGAQSASPGYSYPIQSLGMFWSTAPVDGENAYGYYLFDSYQSINKQEYIKQTGLSVRCVKD, encoded by the coding sequence ATGAATCCAGAACTAAGCATATGGAATAAATACAGATCTAAAGCAGGTCTTGTTGCGCTTGTAATAGTTTGCCTAAGTGTATTTCTGAATTCCTGTTTTGAAAATCCTTCCCCTCCGGAACTCACCACACAGCAAATTGAGCTTGTTGATGCAGTTACGATAACAAGCGGTGGAAATATAACAGACAATGGCGATGCAGAGATTTTTCAAAAAGGTATTTGCATGAGTCTGAACAATACTCCAACAATGCAGGATTTTTTCACGATGGATGGTGTTGGTAATTCGGATTTTACCACAATTCTAAACCTGGATCCCGATAATACTTATTACATTAGGGCTTATGCCATTAATGGCGCAGGCATCGGGTATGGAAATGTTTTATCCATCACATTGGAACCGCTGCCTTTTACCGAGGCTGTGATTATGGATTTTGGTGATATTACAGGCAATCAGGCATTTATGAGAGGACGTATTGAATCGAATCAAACGATTACTTCAAGAGGAGCCTGCTGGAGCACCTCACAGAATCCTACCATTAGCGATAGTAAAACCGATGCAGGAAATGGTACAGGAATTTTCGAAACTACCATTACCGGACTTGCACCAGGCACAAGATATTATGCCCGCGCCTATGCGGCTACCGATATCGAAGTTTTTTACAGCAGCAACTATGAATTCATCACCTTGGGATACCCTCAGCTTACAACCAAGGAAATAATCAACGCAGGAACTTTTGTGATTTCTACCGGCGGGGATATGATTTCGCAGGGGCTGATCTTGAATGCAGGAGTTTGCTGGAGTACTAATCCATCACCGACTATTGCTGATAGTAAAACCGAAGACCAACTCGTTTATACATCTTTTACCAGCGATCCATATGGACTATTGCCGGCAACGACTTACTATATAAGAAGTTATGCGACCAATATTGCGGGTACCGGATATGGAAATGAATTAGTAATTACCATGCCTGATGCAGCAGTATATGATCTGGATGGGAATCCATACTCATCTGTAAGCATTGGTTCACAAATCTGGTTGACCGAAAATCTTAGAACCACAAAATATGCCAATGGCGAAAATATCCCCAATATTATTAATGATGACGATTGGCAGAATGCCACATCCGGAGCCTGGAGCTATCATGAAAATATTCCTGATTATGAAGTGCCATATGGTAAATTGTACAATTGGTTTGCCGTAATCGATTCCCGTAATGTCTGTCCTTCAGGATGGCATGTTCCGAGCGATACAGAATGGCAAACACTTATTACTTTCTTGGGGGGCAGTGATTTTGCCGGCAATAAATTGAAAGAAACAGGAACAGCACACTGGCAAGCAAATAATGATTTTGCAACGAATAGCAGCGGGTTCACGGCATTGCCCGGAGGAGCTCAAAGTGCTTCGCCTGGATATTCGTACCCCATTCAAAGCCTGGGAATGTTTTGGAGTACTGCTCCTGTTGATGGAGAAAATGCTTACGGTTATTATTTATTCGATTCCTATCAATCCATCAATAAGCAGGAATATATCAAACAAACTGGTCTTTCAGTGCGGTGTGTAAAAGATTAA